One window from the genome of Nomascus leucogenys isolate Asia chromosome 12, Asia_NLE_v1, whole genome shotgun sequence encodes:
- the LURAP1 gene encoding leucine rich adaptor protein 1, with protein MEGTVESQTPDLRDVEGKVGRKTPEGLLRGLRGECELGTSGALLLPGAPSTGHDLGDKIMALKMELAYLRAIDVKILQQLVTLNEGIEAVRWLLEERGTLTSHCSSLTSSQYSLTGGSPGRSRRGSWDSLPDTSTTDRLDSVSIGSFLDTVAPSELDEQGPPGAPRPEMDWAKVIAGGERARTEVDVAATRLGSLRAVWKPPGERLQGGPPESPEDESAKLGFEAHWFWEQCQDDVTFL; from the exons ATGGAGGGGACCGTGGAGTCCCAGACGCCTGACCTGCGGGATGTGGAGGGTAAGGTGGGCAGGAAGACCCCTGAAGGGCTGCTCCGCGGGCTGCGAGGCGAGTGTGAGCTGGGAACCTCTGGCGCCCTGCTGCTCCCAGGGGCGCCTAGCACCGGCCACGACTTGGGGGACAAGATCATGGCGCTGAAGATGGAGCTG GCTTACCTGCGAGCCATCGATGTGAAGATCCTGCAGCAGCTGGTGACCTTGAATGAGGGCATCGAGGCAGTGCGCTGGCTGTTGGAGGAGCGGGGGACGTTGACCAGTCATTGCAGCAGCCTCACCAGCAGTCAATATAGCCTGACAGGCGGGAGCCCAGGCCGCTCAAGGCGAGGCAGCTGGGACAGCCTGCCAGACACCAGCACCACTGACCGGCTGGACAGTGTCTCTATTGGCAGCTTCCTGGACACAGTGGCCCCCAGCGAGCTGGATGAACAGGGCCCACCTGGGGCTCCACGTCCTGAGATGGACTGGGCAAAAGTTATAGCTGGTGGAGAGAGGGCCAGGACTGAGGTGGATGTGGCAGCCACCAGGCTAGGAAGCTTGAGAGCTGTGTGGAAGCCCCCAGGGGAGAGGCTTCAAGGTGGACCACCTGAGTCACCAGAGGATGAAAGTGCCAAGCTGGGCTTCGAGGCCCACTGGTTCTGGGAGCAGTGCCAGGATGATGTGACCTTCTTGTAA